One Fusarium musae strain F31 chromosome 6, whole genome shotgun sequence DNA segment encodes these proteins:
- a CDS encoding hypothetical protein (EggNog:ENOG41), with protein MAIKHNQKLVNNHFRKDWQRRVRTHFDQPGKKSRRRTARQAKAAALAPRPVDKLRPVVRCPTLKYNRRVRSGRGFTLAELKEAGIPKAFAPTIGIAVDFRRQNLSEESLAANVARLKAYQERLILLPRRSNAPKKGDTKTDVSKIEKASHISATLPIAPTDIAFKEIKKGDMPSNIEAGAYRTLRVARANARYEGARQKRVRDAAEAESAKK; from the exons ATG GCGATCAAGCACAACCAGAAGCTCGTCAACAACC ACTTCCGCAAGGATTGGCAGCGCCGGGTTCGAACCCACTTCGACCAG CCCGGCAAGAAGTCGCGGAGACGCACAGCTCGTcaggccaaggctgctgcccTCGCTCCCCGACCTGTCGACAAGCTCCGACCTGTTGTGCGATGCCCTACCCTTAAGTACAACCGCCGTGTCCGCTCCGGCCGTGGTTTCACCCTGGCTGAGCTCAAG GAGGCCGGTATCCCCAAGGCTTTCGCTCCCACCATCGGTATCGCTGTCGATTTCCGCCGACAGAACCTCAGCGAGGAGTCCCTTGCTGCCAACGTTGCTCGCCTCAAGGCCTACCAGGAGCGCTTGATCCTCCTCCCCCGCCGATCTAATGCCCCCAAGAAGGGTGACACCAAGACCGACGtctccaagatcgagaaggcATCCCACATCTCGGCTACTCTCCCCATTGCCCCTACCGACATCGCTttcaaggagatcaagaagggtgaCATGCCTTCCAACATCGAGGCCGGTGCTTACCGAACTCTCCGTGTCGCTCGTGCCAACGCCCGATACGAGGGTGCCCGACAGAAGCGTGTGCGGGATGCCGCCGAGGCTGAGTCGGCTAAGAAATAA
- a CDS encoding hypothetical protein (EggNog:ENOG41), whose amino-acid sequence MSMSPQDVAVLIQREGSGASPETYDAANEPEGAVLKRTKLLSSVLETLKQQDSPSLEATAKALGDGSRDVAWRLPYGDSGILEFFLDILASDEEQPHGVKVQALRVTGNSCADTDQNRARVVEGKYIVSFIKHLQDLSLVPYLIPVLYNVLVDYEPAQRLASESRLSSHLITLLQSPNRAAFSPLVTYFCKILTLLITQDGEVAVADSETASVLLKLAVSPDHSTDIEDFLALVSTAASYLANESFQERLLNSKEVDVFVKAFYIAHTQFDSELDDEDTAKELGQLCTSLLTTLADLTGNDIFPAHYSLESSVPQSLLKWLKEPHVILQSAACLALGNLSRSDQASTAFVQKYQAHLPLIAILSDPEIKDAQLLHSALSFLKNLAIPAQNKTFLGDLLEPVSVPRILTIDTLPQVQFSAVSLLRLLLVNCADNVRRVVTPRTAEGAGSDKRTTVHDVISLFDRSDTEPTRLEAARSVATICRVLHTAPTEEVLSGWSSETEKAPSRDLFYAGHDVSQVLSFLITQEKWPILKSEAWFVFALMSRSKNGAQVIAKVLSISGAMDALSYAVTGKTANDETPQIEGGAPEIPPAIPEELALEPQQVDPKQKANMAKIDRENCLVLCTEVVKNGDTLEPEQVGRLRSLIRQGTELLGGKAEE is encoded by the exons ATGTCTATGTCACCTCAAGACGTGGCTGTCCTGATACAGCGTGAAGGAAGCGGAGCATCCCCAGAAACTTACGATGCCGCCAACGAACCTGAGGGTGCTGTTCTGAAACGAACAAAGCTATTATCTTCCGTGCTCGAAACTCTCAAACAACAAGATTCTCCTTCGCTAGAGGCTACAGCCAAGGCGTTAGGCGACGGAAGTCGAGATG TGGCTTGGAGACTCCCCTATGGAGATTCGGGAATTCTCGAGTTCTTCCTTGACATTCTTGCCTCAGATGAGGAGCAGCCTCATGGTGTCAAAGTCCAGGCTCTACGCGTTACCGGAAATTCTTGTGCCGATACAGACCAAAATCGAGCTCGAGTTGTTGAGGGCAAATATATCGTTTCTTTCATCAAGCACCTTCAGGACCTCAGTCTTGTTCCGTATTTGATTCCGGTGCTCTACAATGTCCTTGTTGATTATG AACCTGCTCAACGGCTTGCTTCAGAGTCACGCCTCAGCAGTCATCTCATCACTCTCCTTCAGTCACCCAACCGTGCTGCTTTCAGCCCTCTTGTCACTTATTTCTGCAAGATCCTTACTCTTCTCATCACACAAGATGGCGAGGTAGCTGTTGCAGATTCTGAGACGGCCTCCGTTCTCCTCAAGCTGGCTGTCAGCCCTGACCACAGCACTGATATCGAGGACTTTCTCGCTCTCGTATCTACTGCGGCCAGTTATCTTGCTAATGAATCCTTCCAAGAGCGACTCCTCAACTCAAAAGAAGTAGATGTCTTCGTCAAGGCATTCTACATCGCCCATACTCAATTTGACTCAGAGCTTGATGACGAAGACACTGCCAAGGAATTAGGGCAGCTGTGTACTTCATTGCTTACAACCCTAGCTGACCTGACTGGCAATGACATCTTCCCAGCTCATTATTCCCTTGAGAGCTCAGTGCCACAGTCGCTTCTTAAATGGTTGAAGGAGCCGCATGTTATCCTTCAGTCCGCAGCTTGTCTAGCTCTTGGTAACCTCTCCCGTTCAGATCAGGCTTCCACGGCCTTTGTGCAGAAGTATCAggctcatcttcctctgatCGCAATTCTTTCCGATCCAGAGATCAAAGATGCCCAGCTTCTTCACTCCGCACTGTCCTTCCTCAAGAATCTCGCAATTCCGGCACAGAACAAAACATTCCTAGGGGATCTGCTAGAGCCAGTGAGTGTACCAAGGATATTGACCATCGATACTCTTCCTCAGGTCCAGTTTTCGGCAGTTTCACTACTTCGCCTACTGCTTGTGAACTGCGCAGATAATGTTCGTCGAGTTGTCACTCCCAGAACAGCTGAAGGAGCGGGGTCTGACAAACGTACAACTGTCCATGATGTGATCTCGCTGTTTGATCGATCTGATACGGAGCCTACACGACTGGAAGCTGCACGAAGTGTTGCTACTATATGTCGAGTTCTTCACACAGCGCCCACTGAGGAGGTTCTTTCTGGATGGAGTTCTGAAACTGAAAAGGCACCATCGAGGGATCTGTTCTATGCTGGACATGATGTTTCACAAGTGCTGTCGTTCCTTATCACTCAAGAGAAGTGGCCTATTCTAAAATCCGAGGCATGGTTCGTCTTTGCTCTCATGTCACGATCAAAAAATGGCGCCCAAGTTATCGCCAAAGTACTTTCTATATCTGGAGCTATGGATGCTCTCAGTTATGCAGTCACCGGAAAGACGGCAAACGATGAAACACCACAGATCGAGGGTGGTGCCCCCGAAATCCCCCCAGCAATTCCCGAAGAGCTGGCATTGGAACCTCAGCAGGTTGACCCGAAACAAAAGGCCAATATGGCCAAGATTGACAGAGAGAACTGTCTGGTACTGTGTACCGAAGTTGTCAAGAATGGGGATACTCTGGAGCCAGAGCAAGTTGGTCGTTTACGCAGCTTAATTCGACAGGGTACAGAGTTGCTGGGGGGAAAGGCTGAAGAGTAG
- the PAM16 gene encoding mitochondrial import inner membrane translocase subunit TIM16 (EggNog:ENOG41~BUSCO:EOG09265M8S) yields the protein MAHKFVVTAFLTGSRILGRSFVAAYKQAQAASAYQRAQAKAGNTSAGASLSSGMTLDEACKILNVKPPAGGQANVEEVLSRYKRLFDANDPQKGGSFYLQSKIVRAKERFEREIGPIREKMEQEAEIKEGFKPKVYKD from the exons ATG GCGCACAAATTCGTGGTTACAGCCTTCCTAACAGGCTCCCGAATCCTTGGTCGATCATTCGTCGCAGCTTACAAGCAGGCTCAGGCTGCCTCAGCGTACCAGCGAGCGCAAGCCAAGGCCGGCAACACATCCGCTGGtgcctctctctcctctGGCATGACTCTCGATGAGGCATGCAAGATTCTCAACGTCAAGCCCCCGGCTGGTGGACAAGCCAATGTCGAGGAGGTTCTCTCGCGTTACAAGCGACTGTTTGACGCCAACGATCCTCAAAAGGGTGGCAGTTTCTATCTCCAGAGCAAGATCGTAAGAGCAAAGGAGCGATTCGAGCGAGAGATCGGTCCTATACGGGAGAAGATGGAGCAGGAGGCTGAAATCAAAGAGGGTTTCAAGCCCAAGGTCTACAAGGACTGA
- a CDS encoding hypothetical protein (EggNog:ENOG41) — MAIPVAALNCQNEVTDATIDRNWLLSGCGPCRKYPFPNNDADGFRYDEDNDATYKSICDVCRSNYGPRQPDKDTTSSTTRLSLPKETPTITSSRTTQTKPRVGWLTPPGPDDGATFGSNDPQKPDRDDDGPKQPENDITSSIAALKHPKETLSITSIKITQTKPRVGWSTLPGPDDGTTLAWFTKTTTQTETETTTTTASTTVDLRKDTTASMSPSETTATSMNSAKSTATSMGLTETSATLDPKETDTPTPPKKNRSAGLQTAGIVMAVLFFILFTGLITWKCFLHRQDIQFDEGPEEPMGEAGGSAFDDSGSEADGRQARNLVVSVRDWSRRHQFPFPPPNEPEDPAPDDEEPGPRLVPPPPPIPERPVQAPVAAVHSNIPPTRPAIPRRQVRAPSVQVPTPDPAQNRSSSSVYSQDSGYPRSIEITRPLSIHRSRRTQEESQSPREWRTTGQPMPTEHYGWV, encoded by the exons ATGGCAATACCTGTAGCTGCCCTGAATTGCCAAAATGAAGTCACAGACGCGACGATAGATCGCAACTGGCTGTTGTCAGGCTG TGGCCCTTGTCGCAAGTACCCTTTCCCTAATAACGACGCCGACGGCTTCAGGTATGATGAAGACAACGATGCAACCTACAAAAGTATCTGCGACGTATGCCGCAGTAACTATGGCCCCAGACAGCCAGACAAGGACACAACCAGCTCGACCACAAGGCTCAGTTTGCCCAAGGAGACACCAACCATCACGAGTAGCAGAACAACGCAGACGAAACCGCGTGTCGGATGGCTAACCCCTCCAGGCCCCGATGATGGCGCTACATTTGGAAGCAATGATCCTCAAAAGCCAGatcgcgatgatgatggccctAAACAGCCAGAAAACGACATTACCAGTTCGATCGCGGCGCTCAAACATCCCAAGGAGACACTAAGCATTACAAGTATCAAAATAACACAGACGAAGCCTCGCGTCGGATGGTCAACTCTTCCAGGTCCCGACGACGGCACTACCCTGGCTTGGTTTACGAAAACAACAACGCAGACCGAGACTGAGACTACCACCACGACGGCATCCACTACTGTAGATCTAAGGAAGGATACGACAGCATCAATGAGTCCTAGTGAGACCACGGCAACATCAATGAATTCGGCGAAGAGTACAGCGACATCGATGGGGTTGACTGAGACTTCAGCAACATTGGACCCAAAAGAGACTGACACTCCAACGCCACCAAAGAAAAACCGCTCTGCTGGCCTTCAAACAGCCGGTATCGTAATGGCGGTTCTATTTTTCATCCTATTCACAGGTCTAATCACCTGGAAATGCTTTCTACACCGCCAGGATATTCAGTTTGATGAGGGCCCTGAGGAGCCAATGGGTGAAGCTGGTGGCAGTGCCTTCGACGATTCAGGCTCAGAGGCCGATGGGAGACAGGCCAGAAATCTGGTAGTCTCGGTGAGGGACTGGTCCAGAAGGCACCAATTTCCGTTTCCTCCGCCAAACGAGCCTGAAGATCCGGctcctgatgatgaggaacctGGGCCCCGTCTAgttcctccccctcctcctatTCCTGAGCGACCAGTTCAAGCTCCCGTTGCTGCAGTACATTCAAACATCCCACCTACTCGTCCCGCTATTCCACGACGTCAAGTCCGGGCTCCCTCGGTTCAGGTCCCAACTCCTGACCCAGCTCAAAATCGGAGTAGCTCGAGTGTCTACAGCCAGGATAGCGGATATCCAAGGTCGATCGAGATAACCAGGCCACTCTCCATACACAGATCCCGTCGTACACAGGAAGAATCTCAGTCGCCTCGAGAATGGAGGACAACAGGACAGCCTATGCCAACCGAACATTATGGCTGGgtttaa
- a CDS encoding hypothetical protein (EggNog:ENOG41) codes for MAVIFPDSQHIDEAQGRFPDPETTENKEFEQQITSHFPNEPRIFIDSLGHTYSDMKSNQEPYSTYAKIVTVPRKKVQDPVTFTSRHTITLTSMATLTSFTTIFETEHLGPVDPLPKVTSKITTHITITAIKDPLTSSAQAIRPAIDPSPLSPPSVDASIDPSLWSTVTISDKIPPSSVLTASYTTDQDEPNLPTATTEVSSSNDSLTAAKVAPIAVGVFFMLATICLIIYLWLRRRRNRKRTSASTRIPQGVEASRSNPAPSNSPYGQELKPILAPYRSTKENTLLTTDARKMSFEIDEYGRNKGLKHYKFEPCSSRPRDGRKTDLDQGPQWKGKERAE; via the exons ATGGCTGTTATTTTTCCTGATTCTCAGCACAT CGACGAGGCTCAAGGCCGGTTCCCTGACCCGGAAACGACCGAAAACAAAGAATTCGAACAGCAAATCACATCTCATTTCCCCAATGAACCTCGCATCTTCATCGATTCGTTGGGTCATACTTATAGCGACATGAAATCCAACCAAGAACCGTATTCCACTTATGCGAAGATTGTTACAGTCCCACGCAAGAAAGTTCAAGATCCGGTTACCTTTACCTCAAGACACACGATAACCCTTACGTCGATGGCAACTCTAACTTCATTTACCACTATATTCGAAACAGAGCACCTAGGTCCCGTCGATCCGTTGCCCAAAGTCACTTCGAAGATCACTACCCATATCACAATAACAGCTATCAAAGACCCTTTGACAAGTTCCGCACAAGCCATTCGACCAGCCATAGACCCCAGTCCGTTATCTCCTCCCAGCGTTGATGCGAGCATTGATCCATCACTTTGGAGTACTGTTACTATAAGTGACAAAATACCGCCGAGCTCAGTCTTGACTGCATCGTATACCACTGATCAAGACGAACCAAATCTACCAACAGCTACTACAgaagtttcttcttcaaacgACTCTTTAACAGCGGCTAAGGTAGCGCCTATCGCAGTCGGTGTGTTCTTTATGCTCGCCACAATATGTTTAATAATCTATCTTTGGTTACGACGTCGCCGAAACCGAAAACGCACCAGTGCCAGCACTCGTATACCCCAGGGCGTGGAAGCTTCACGATCAAACCCAGCTCCATCAAACTCGCCATACGGTCAAGAGCTCAAACCTATATTAGCACCCTATCGCTCTACCAAGGAAAACACACTTCTGACTACCGATGCACGTAAAATGTCTTTCGAGATCGATGAATATGGTCGTAATAAGGGCCTCAAACACTATAAATTCGAACCTTGTAGCTCGAGACCTCGTGACGGACGCAAAACAGATCTCGACCAAGGTCCTCAGTGGAAGGGCAAGGAGCGTGCGGAATAG
- a CDS encoding hypothetical protein (EggNog:ENOG41~BUSCO:EOG09261666), producing MAPAKLNVLVYTGIGTTVESVRHCIWSLRRLLGPNYAVIPITENIVLKEPWQATCALLVFPGGGDLGYCQALNGEGNRRIGDYVRRGGSYLGFCAGGYYGTQKCEFEVGNKPMEVVGRRELGFFPGTCRGGAFKGFEYRSEKGARAVRLTVPKGAFEQEVASEIISYYNGGGVFVDAASVKDRKVQVLATYDEELDVDGGDGKAAVILCTVGDGKALLTGPHPEFAAVNLNPQPSVPGYDDLVTKLADADKDRAAFLKACLTKLGLEVSPHDTGVPSLSHLHLSSITDTGVSELLTDWSDIINKENGEEWIRAETDTFHIQNEDTVWSLEGLQQSLTETTDSNVSENGSIDYSKIIKKIFPHEKGLPHPKLTPHFNHGLFFSSLKRYRQIEPTARAWGNLLMYGEVVTSTNTMLEKNPKLMPKLPSGFTVSATTQVAGRGRGSNVWIAPPGMLIFSTVINHAAHLAVTRPVVFIQYITAIAMVEAVQSYDHGYENIPIKLKWPNDICKLTSLDALDPTKSQEKPHYVKVGGILSQCLYFDGNYQIILGVGLNTINPRPTISISDLVPSGAPELHLETLLARVLTRVEAIYAQFLREGFSADLEARYYRHWLHTRQDVTLEAEGGVKARVVGITRDWGMLKVEETDATGRSTGKIWALQSDENSFDYWKGLVRRKM from the exons ATGGCACCAGCAAAGCTCAACGTTCTTGTTTACACAG GCATTGGCACCACAGTTGAGTCAGTGCGGCATTGTATCTGGTCCCTCCGCCGTCTTCTCGGCCCCAACTACGCCGTCATTCCCATTACAGAGAACATCGTCCTCAAAGAACCATGGCAAGCAACGTGCGCGCTCCTCGTCTTTCCAGGCGGTGGCGATCTCGGCTACTGCCAGGCACTGAATGGTGAGGGAAATCGTCGTATCGGCGACTATGTTCGCCGAGGAGGCTCTTATCTAGGCTTCTGTGCTGGCGGCTACTACGGGACACAGAAGTGTGAGTTTGAGGTGGGAAACAAGCCCATGGAGGTTGTTGGACGAAGAGAGCTAGGGTTCTTCCCAGGGACCTGCCGAGGTGGTGCTTTCAAAGGCTTTGAGTATCGGAGTGAAAAGGGAGCGAGGGCTGTGCGTTTGACGGTACCAAAGGGTGCCTTTGAACAGGAGGTTGCGTCTGAAATCATATCTTACTATAACGGAGGAGGTGtttttgttgatgctgcttcGGTCAAAGACAGAAAGGTCCAGGTTCTCGCTACTTAcgatgaggagcttgatgtcGACGGTGGCGATGGAAAAGCAGCAGTTATTCTTTGCACAGTCGGAGATGGCAAAGCCTTGCTTACTGGCCCTCACCCCGA GTTCGCTGCGGTCAACTTGAATCCTCAGCCAAGCGTCCCTGGGTATGATGACTTGGTCACCAAACTAGCAGACGCCGACAAGGACCGGGCCGCTTTTCTCAAGGCATGTCTCACAAAGCTCGGCCTTGAGGTCAGCCCTCACGACACAGGTGTTCCGTCactctctcatcttcacctctcCTCCATCACCGACACAGGCGTATCGGAGCTACTGACTGACTGGagcgacatcatcaacaaggagAACGGCGAAGAATGGATCCGAGCGGAAACAGACACCTTTCACATCCAGAATGAAGATACAGTCTGGAGTCTCGAAGGGCTTCAGCAATCTCTGACAGAGACAACGGATTCCAACGTCTCTGAAAATGGCAGCATTGACTAcagcaagatcatcaagaagatctttCCTCACGAGAAGGGTCTTCCTCATCCCAAGCTTACACCACATTTCAACCATGGTCTTTTCTTTTCAAGCCTGAAGCGTTATCGGCAAATTGAGCCAACTGCTCGAGCATGGGGTAACTTGCTCATGTATGGCGAAGTTGTCACAAGTACAAATACAATGCTTGAAAA GAACCCCAAGCTCATGCCGAAACTCCCAAGTGGCTTCACAGTCTCAGCTACCACCCAAGTTGCTGGTCGTGGTCGTGGCTCCAACGTCTGGATTGCTCCTCCTGGAATGCTCATCTTCTCGACTGTAATCAATCATGCAGCCCATCTCGCTGTGACTCGTCCTGTAGTATTTATTCAGTATATCACGGCTATTGCCATGGTTGAGGCGGTGCAGTCTTATGATCATGGCTACGAGAACATTCCCATCAAGTTAAAGTGGCCCAACGACATTTGCAA ACTAACATCGCTAGATGCCCTTGATCCCACAAAGTCACAAGAGAAACCGCACTATGTTAAAGTCGGTGGTATTCTCTCGCAGTGTCTCTATTTCGACGGCAACTACCAAATCATTCTCGGCGTAGGCCTCAATACCATCAACCCCCGTCCAACAATCTCCATATCCGACCTCGTTCCCTCAGGGGCACCAgaacttcatcttgaaaCCCTCCTAGCACGCGTTCTCACACGTGTCGAAGCCATCTACGCTCAATTCCTTCGAGAGGGGTTCTCAGCTGATCTTGAAGCCCGTTACTACCGCCACTGGTTACACACAAGACAAGACGTCACTCTCGAGGCAGAAGGTGGTGTCAAGGCTCGTGTGGTGGGAATTACGCGGGACTGGGGAATGTTGAAGGTTGAAGAGACGGATGCTACCGGGAGGTCGACAGGGAAGATCTGGGCATTGCAGAGTGATGAGAATAGCTTTGACTACTGGAAGGGCCTGGTCAGGAGGAAGATGTGA